CCTCTACGTACTGCTCTCCACCTTATTTTCTTATCAAGGAAGTGACAACTTGATCTTGTTGAGCTTAACCATGATAGTTTTCATGTCCACTCTTTCCTCAGGCAAGTCCTTTGAACATTCTAGTCCTAACTCTAGGACTGATGAAATTATGCTCTCGAGTTCGAAAGCGTCAGATCTTCATGTTTCATGCTAATGAGTTTGCCATCCATGATGTCAAGCACTCTGTTTGGAATCGCTGCACCTACCCAGAGCCTCAAGCTCATATCCGCATTGAACATTTCATCGGTTGGCTTCTTTCTGGTTATCACTTCCAACAACAATATGCCGAAACTATAAACATCTCCTTTTGTCGAGACTTTTCCTTCCAAACCGTACTCTACAAggaacattttttgtgaaaaaataacattagagattgatcttttttctctttggggCATAAACAATAAGATCGAGAGTCATATGAGTGTTAATATATCTCTATTATATTATACAATTATACTAGCAATCAAAAGCCCAAATTAGCTAAAATT
This genomic stretch from Eucalyptus grandis isolate ANBG69807.140 chromosome 3, ASM1654582v1, whole genome shotgun sequence harbors:
- the LOC120291855 gene encoding receptor kinase-like protein Xa21 produces the protein MVDIATALDYLHHGQPEPIVHCDLKPSNVLLNEDLVAQVCDFGISKILAENKLETQTQTLGTIGYVAPEYGLEGKVSTKGDVYSFGILLLEVITRKKPTDEMFNADMSLRLWVGAAIPNRVLDIMDGKLISMKHEDLTLSNSRA